The DNA region TTTTGGCTTGTAGGCCCAGGCGTGGTGTAATGTTATAGGTAGGGCCGAAAGTCCAGTACCAGGTTGCGCTTTTCATTAACCTATTATAATGGAGGTACTTTCCGAGTTGCGCACCGACGGTAATCCGCCATAAATTAATATCAGCACCAACGCTAAGCCCGGTTCGCCACTTATCAAACGATGTTCCGTAATTTTGAAAAGTTTCTCCCGGTTTTTGAGGGTCGTATACAGAATAATAATAAACGGCATCGCCACCTGCTTTTAGGGTCATAATATCATTTAGATAAAAATTATAGCCCGCGTAAAATCCGCTTTTGTAAAAGTGTTTTCCCCGTTGCTCATACACGCCACGGGCGCCAATGCCAGCGCTAAGCTCAACAGAATTTCTGCTCAGCGGTTCATAGCTGCTTTTCTTTTCAGTTGGTAAAGTTTCCGTATTGCCAAATTTTAGCCCCACGTAAACATTTCCTGTGTTTAAGCCGCCATTTGGCACGGTTAAGCCGCCGTTAGATAGATGCAGGAACCCAAGGCCAACCAGCAAGTCTGTATTCTTGCTTATGGGGAGCTCCATTCCTAAGTCGGCCTTAATAGCTTCATTAATCGGGCTTCCCAAAAATCTGTTTTTCGCACTATTAAAAAAATATTTGTTAGTCACGCTTAAGCCCACGCCAGGGGTGAAGTTCACTTTTACGGTCCCAAGTTTAAACAACTGAAAATCCATTTGTGCAACCAGCCCATAAACCTGCCCAAAAGCGTTTTCAGCTGTGTCTTTTGCGCCTTTCAAGTTGCTGATGTCTCGAAAAATCAACCCAATTCCGTACGATTTGGCACCAATTGGGGCAATCCATTTATCCTTATGTTGGCTAATGTCCTTAAAATACGCCGCGTCAAAACCAATTATCCGATCCTGAAAAAGATGTCCTTGATCCGCATTTACATGGGTGCCAAAAACAGGTTTGAAGATAATTGAATGATTCTCGTTAACGATTTGAGCCTTAACATAGGCGAAACTCAAAAAAAAGCAAAATAACAGTAGTTGTTTCTTCATATCAACTTTTACTAAAACGATAGGCCAAGCTGTAATAAGCATAACGATATCCTGATGCACTATTTTTTACCTCATTTGTGGTAAACGTTGCCGCATAGCTCGCTGTCCACCGTGCAATGGCGAAGGTTAGCGCCACTTGGGTATTAAACACCACACGTTTAGGTTCAAAAGTAATCGGTCCCTTATCTTTAATAAACAGGCCGCCCTGTAAGCTGGCAT from Pedobacter endophyticus includes:
- a CDS encoding acyloxyacyl hydrolase translates to MKKQLLLFCFFLSFAYVKAQIVNENHSIIFKPVFGTHVNADQGHLFQDRIIGFDAAYFKDISQHKDKWIAPIGAKSYGIGLIFRDISNLKGAKDTAENAFGQVYGLVAQMDFQLFKLGTVKVNFTPGVGLSVTNKYFFNSAKNRFLGSPINEAIKADLGMELPISKNTDLLVGLGFLHLSNGGLTVPNGGLNTGNVYVGLKFGNTETLPTEKKSSYEPLSRNSVELSAGIGARGVYEQRGKHFYKSGFYAGYNFYLNDIMTLKAGGDAVYYYSVYDPQKPGETFQNYGTSFDKWRTGLSVGADINLWRITVGAQLGKYLHYNRLMKSATWYWTFGPTYNITPRLGLQAKTYMHFAQADYVNWGLLYRI